One genomic region from Sulfuriflexus mobilis encodes:
- a CDS encoding transcriptional antiterminator, Rof, with the protein MMNDDYLPVSCEQHSEYELAVMHGQVLHITWQDGHGRIQSMPLKPCDLFSEQKSEYLSARGPHGEHKKIRLDKIIRAQPITNQ; encoded by the coding sequence ATGATGAATGATGACTACCTCCCCGTTTCCTGTGAACAGCATAGCGAATATGAACTCGCTGTTATGCACGGACAGGTATTACACATCACCTGGCAGGATGGGCATGGCCGGATACAGAGTATGCCCCTTAAGCCCTGTGACCTGTTCAGCGAACAGAAGAGCGAATACCTGTCAGCGCGTGGCCCCCATGGTGAACACAAAAAAATACGCCTCGATAAAATTATCCGGGCGCAGCCAATAACAAATCAATAA
- a CDS encoding CPXCG motif-containing cysteine-rich protein — protein sequence MIEAINISCPYCGEVFETTADCSAGDQEYIEDCQICCRPILIALQVSDTTLINVEARRDDE from the coding sequence ATGATCGAGGCTATAAACATCAGCTGTCCCTATTGTGGCGAAGTATTCGAGACCACCGCCGACTGTTCTGCCGGCGATCAAGAGTATATAGAGGACTGTCAGATCTGCTGCCGACCCATCCTGATCGCGCTGCAGGTATCCGACACGACATTAATTAATGTCGAGGCGAGGCGTGATGATGAATGA
- the hemW gene encoding radical SAM family heme chaperone HemW, with product MFHFTALPPLALYIHIPWCVRKCPYCDFNSHALDGDIPDIAYVDCLLADLEQDLPSIWGRVVSSIFIGGGTPSLLSAEALDRLLSGLRMRLSIDAYAEITLEANPGTLESGKFHEFRAAGINRLSIGCQSFHDEQLQALGRIHDRKAAIRAAETAHEAGLDNFNLDLMFGLPGQFLPQALADIETAMALEPAHISYYQLTLEPNTLFHHSPPPLPEDDTIWGMQTAAQQALAKRGYGQYEISAYARDGQQSRHNLNYWQFGDYLGIGAGAHGKVSAADTQNIRRSWKQKHPASYMAGISGGKHVAERKLLSPADAGFEFMLNALRLKAGFPTRLFNQHTGLPITVISDALAKAEQRGLLEHSIEHIRPTETGYRFYNDLAELFLVDNAENET from the coding sequence ATGTTTCATTTCACTGCCCTGCCGCCGCTGGCACTCTATATCCATATACCCTGGTGCGTACGCAAATGTCCGTACTGCGATTTTAATTCGCATGCCCTGGATGGCGATATACCGGATATTGCCTATGTCGATTGCCTGCTCGCCGACCTCGAACAGGACCTGCCTTCGATCTGGGGGCGTGTAGTCAGCAGCATCTTTATTGGCGGCGGCACGCCGAGCCTGCTCTCCGCCGAGGCCCTCGATCGGCTCCTGTCCGGGTTGCGCATGCGCCTGTCGATCGATGCCTATGCCGAGATCACCCTGGAGGCCAATCCGGGGACGCTGGAGAGCGGCAAGTTTCATGAATTCCGTGCCGCCGGGATCAATCGCCTGTCTATCGGTTGCCAGAGTTTCCATGACGAGCAACTGCAGGCGCTCGGACGTATCCATGACCGCAAGGCGGCCATTCGTGCCGCCGAGACCGCGCACGAGGCAGGACTTGATAACTTTAACCTTGACCTGATGTTTGGTCTGCCCGGGCAATTCCTGCCACAGGCCCTTGCTGATATCGAAACGGCCATGGCACTCGAACCCGCGCATATTTCTTATTATCAACTTACCCTTGAGCCCAATACCCTGTTTCATCATTCACCACCGCCGTTACCGGAAGATGACACGATCTGGGGTATGCAAACAGCGGCTCAACAAGCCCTTGCCAAACGCGGCTATGGGCAATATGAGATTTCAGCCTATGCGCGCGACGGCCAACAAAGCCGGCATAACCTCAACTACTGGCAGTTTGGTGATTACCTCGGCATCGGTGCCGGGGCGCATGGCAAGGTCTCGGCCGCCGATACACAAAACATCCGCCGCAGCTGGAAACAAAAACACCCGGCCAGTTATATGGCGGGCATTAGCGGTGGCAAACACGTGGCTGAACGCAAACTACTCAGCCCTGCAGATGCCGGCTTTGAATTCATGCTCAATGCCCTGCGCCTGAAGGCCGGCTTCCCGACTCGACTGTTTAATCAACATACCGGTCTGCCTATTACCGTGATCAGTGATGCACTGGCCAAGGCCGAACAACGCGGCCTGCTCGAACACAGCATTGAACATATACGACCTACGGAGACCGGCTACCGGTTTTATAATGACCTTGCCGAACTGTTTCTCGTCGACAACGCGGAGAATGAAACATGA
- a CDS encoding FKBP-type peptidyl-prolyl cis-trans isomerase, whose amino-acid sequence MKRTLMLLACSTILAAPLQAAEALKLDDDAKKLSYTLGFQIAKNLARQGMALDAEAASRAVHDVFSGAKPMLSAEEMQAVVQRVQQAAAEKRKTAAEASLKVGEAFLAENKKKAGVKTLASGLQYKVMTAGSGKSPAAEDTVEVHYEGKLINGKVFDSSIQRGKSISFGVNKVIKGWTEALQLMKEGAKWQVYIPSKLAYGENGAGNAIGPNETLIFDIELIKVN is encoded by the coding sequence ATGAAACGAACATTGATGTTACTGGCCTGCTCGACAATCCTAGCCGCACCGCTGCAGGCTGCCGAAGCACTAAAACTGGACGATGACGCGAAAAAACTTAGTTATACCCTGGGCTTTCAGATTGCAAAAAACCTGGCTCGTCAGGGCATGGCACTGGATGCCGAGGCGGCCTCACGTGCCGTACATGATGTCTTCTCCGGTGCCAAGCCCATGCTCAGTGCTGAAGAAATGCAGGCTGTGGTACAGCGTGTCCAGCAGGCCGCCGCTGAGAAACGCAAGACGGCTGCCGAGGCCAGCCTCAAGGTCGGTGAGGCATTCCTTGCCGAGAACAAGAAGAAAGCCGGCGTGAAAACCCTGGCCAGTGGCCTGCAATACAAGGTCATGACCGCAGGTAGCGGCAAATCACCTGCGGCCGAAGACACCGTTGAAGTGCATTATGAGGGCAAGCTGATTAACGGCAAGGTCTTTGACAGTTCTATTCAGCGTGGTAAGAGCATCAGCTTCGGCGTTAACAAGGTCATCAAGGGCTGGACCGAGGCCCTGCAATTGATGAAGGAAGGTGCCAAGTGGCAGGTGTATATCCCCTCCAAATTGGCCTACGGTGAAAACGGTGCGGGTAATGCGATTGGCCCGAACGAAACCCTGATCTTCGATATCGAGTTAATTAAGGTTAACTAA
- a CDS encoding phosphoribulokinase, with protein sequence MSQAHPIIAITGSSGAGTTSVRDAFSDIFRREGLRPAYVDGDSFLRYEREEMRAAIEEANRTGRPISHFGPEVNRFDLLETCFRDYAETGRGEVREYLREDSITDDKLTPGNFGPPQAFPTDSDLLVYEGLHGGVVARTWTRRRMSASHNPVVIERRKHNKQNGVDVAQYVDFLIGVVPVVNLEWIQKIHRDMHTKGILAEETTTTILRRLQDYVYFMTPQFSLTDINFQRVPLVDTSNPFISRDVPTPSESMLVCRFREPARYDFPMMLREFEDSFMSRPNTLVIPGGKLRMALEVICTPRILELIAAARNPQA encoded by the coding sequence ATGTCCCAGGCACATCCAATTATCGCCATTACCGGCTCCTCTGGTGCGGGGACCACCTCGGTCCGTGATGCCTTTAGTGATATCTTCCGCCGCGAGGGCCTCCGACCCGCCTATGTCGATGGCGACAGTTTTCTGCGCTATGAACGTGAGGAAATGCGTGCAGCGATTGAAGAGGCCAACCGCACTGGCCGCCCCATCAGCCACTTTGGCCCGGAGGTCAACCGCTTTGACTTGCTCGAGACGTGCTTCAGGGACTATGCCGAAACCGGCCGGGGTGAAGTACGCGAATACCTGCGCGAAGACAGTATTACGGATGACAAACTCACGCCCGGCAACTTCGGTCCGCCACAGGCATTCCCGACAGACAGTGACCTGCTGGTTTACGAGGGCCTGCACGGTGGTGTGGTCGCCCGCACCTGGACACGGCGGCGCATGTCAGCCTCGCACAACCCGGTCGTCATCGAACGTCGCAAGCATAATAAACAAAATGGCGTAGATGTCGCACAATATGTGGACTTTCTAATCGGCGTCGTGCCAGTGGTTAACCTCGAGTGGATCCAGAAGATTCATCGCGACATGCACACCAAGGGGATCCTGGCCGAGGAAACCACCACTACTATCCTGCGTCGCCTGCAGGATTATGTATATTTTATGACCCCGCAATTTTCACTGACCGATATCAACTTTCAGCGTGTGCCGCTGGTCGATACCTCCAACCCGTTTATCAGTCGTGATGTGCCCACGCCCTCGGAGAGTATGCTGGTATGCCGCTTCCGCGAACCGGCACGTTATGACTTCCCGATGATGTTAAGAGAGTTTGAAGACTCGTTCATGTCACGGCCGAATACGCTGGTGATCCCGGGTGGAAAACTACGTATGGCGCTGGAGGTGATCTGCACGCCGCGGATCCTTGAACTGATCGCTGCGGCGCGCAATCCCCAGGCTTAG
- a CDS encoding NUDIX hydrolase produces the protein MNYCSQCGGGVILSVPEGDNLPRHVCGQCGEIHYQNPKVVVGCIPEYGQQVLFCKRAIEPRLGYWTLPAGFMENAETTAEGAARETLEEAGARVEILDLFSMFSLPHINQVYLLYRARLMDLDFAPGIESLEVELLDEEQVPWGDMAFSVITESLRRYYADRRAGRYGFHSGDMLRLPGETPRFEVRMLNADG, from the coding sequence ATGAATTATTGTAGTCAATGTGGTGGCGGGGTGATCCTGAGTGTCCCCGAGGGGGACAATCTGCCGCGACATGTGTGCGGCCAGTGTGGTGAGATCCACTACCAGAACCCGAAGGTCGTGGTGGGCTGTATCCCGGAATACGGGCAGCAGGTCCTGTTCTGCAAGCGGGCGATTGAACCACGCCTGGGTTATTGGACCCTGCCGGCGGGTTTTATGGAAAACGCCGAGACCACTGCCGAGGGGGCGGCGCGCGAAACCCTCGAAGAGGCCGGTGCCCGGGTCGAGATCCTTGACTTGTTCAGCATGTTCAGCCTGCCGCATATCAACCAGGTTTACCTGCTCTATCGCGCCAGACTAATGGATCTGGATTTTGCCCCGGGTATCGAGAGCCTTGAAGTGGAATTGCTCGATGAAGAGCAGGTGCCCTGGGGAGATATGGCCTTTTCTGTGATAACTGAAAGCCTGAGACGCTATTACGCTGACCGGCGTGCCGGGCGCTATGGGTTTCATAGTGGTGACATGCTTCGTTTGCCGGGTGAAACACCCCGTTTCGAAGTACGTATGCTGAATGCGGATGGCTGA